The genomic stretch ACGCCAAGCCGTGTGGGTTGCTGGATGTGAACGGGTATTATGCGCTTTCCCCCGAAATTCGGACCACCGGTTAAAGTGGAATCTGCGTCCTTAAACCGATAAGGAAGGACGTATGACAAAGAGCAACAAAAGACGGAAGCATTCGGATAAGTTCAAGGCCAAGGTCGCGCTGGAAGCTATCCGTGGCGTGAAAACGTTGGCGCAGTTGGCTGCGGAGTACAAAGTGCATCCCAACCAGATATCCACCTGGAAAAGGCAGCTCCTTGAAAATGCCGAAGGAATCTTTTCCGGTGGCAAGAAAGCCAAGAGCCAGGAGGAGGTCACCGCACCTTTGTTCGAGGAGATCGGTCGGCTCAAGATGGATATCAAGTGGCTTGAAAAAAAGTTGTAAGCCTGCCGCTTGAGGTACGCCGCCAGTGGATCAAACCGGATCGGGAGTATTCCATCCGGCGGCAATGCAAGTTGGCAGGCATTTCCCGCTCGGGGTTTTACTACAAACCTGCAGCCGAGTCCGATGAGAACTTGGCCTTGATGCGTCTCATCGACGAGCAGTATCTGCGTCAGCCGGATTACGGCTCGCCGCGCATGACGGATTGGCTGAAGACACAAGGCCATCAGATCAACCACAAGCGAGTTGAGCGACTGATGCAGCTGATGGGCTTGCAAGCGATTACTCCAGGGCCGCATACGAGTGTCCCCAACCCGGAGCATCCCGTGTTTCCTTATCTGCTGAAAGGAGTTGCCATTGAGCGAAAGAATCAAGTCTGGAGTGCTGACATCACCTACATCCCCATGCAGCGCGGCTTTCTGTATCTGGTGGCAGTGATTGACTGGTGGAGCCGATTCGTATTGGCTTGGGAACTGTCAAATTCCATGGACAGTTCGTTTTGCGTGGACGCACTGAGCAAGGCATTGCGCATCTCCACGCCAGAGATGTTCAATACGGACCAGGGAGCGCAATTCACGAGCCGTGAATTTACCGGCGTTTTGCAGAGCAAGGGCATTGCAATCAGCATGGACGGCAAAGGCCGTGCAATCGACAACGTATTTATCGAGCGGTTGTGGTGGACGGTGAAATACGAGGATGTTTACCCCAAGGCGTATTCTGATGGAATCGAGCTATACCATGGGCTTACGCGCTATTTTCGGTATTACAACGAAGAGCGCGGACATTCGTCGTTGGACAAAAGAACTCCCGCTGCCGTATACAGAGGCAACCTGAATGTTCATTGACTTGGCTCGCAGCCGTTGCTCCGCTCCGCCCTCGGCCCTTCGGGCCGCCCCTGCGGGGACGGGCTACGCTCCACAACGGCTGCGGCGAACCGCCTCCACGGAGGCACAAACTCGGACGCAGGACTCCACCTTAAAATGGCCGATCAGTGGTCCAAAGGATGGGGGGAGGCGCATTACACCTGCCTTGCCGAGCATATGGACCGCATGGTCAATCAGGGGTTCCTCGTGCCGGAACACCGGCGCATGGTCCTGACCGATTCCACGCCTGGCGGCCTGCTTGATCAGTTCGAGACCTATGATCCGCCACAGGTGGACAAGTGGATTGAGAAGAAGAAGGGATTGTAAAGCCTGTTATCTCTGAATAAAAATGCCTGCCGGTTTTTCGGTGGGCTTTTTTTTGTCCCAGAGCATAATTCCACTTTTCGTTTTTTCGGTAGGATAATGACCAAAAAACCTCTGGTTGACACTTTCCAAGCGTGAAGGGAGTATGTGCATAATGCCAGTCAGAACTAGCTTCCAACCGATATTGAGGTCTGCGTGCATTTGAGCCTGCGTCTTTTCATGTACTTTTTTTTAGCTTGTCTGTTCGCAGGAGTCTCTGCCCATGCGGAACCACATCCGATTGTCTGCGGCGTGGCAAAAGGGTACCCCCCATATCAATTTCGGGATGAATCAGGTCGTCCAATAGGGCTTGATGTTGAGGTGTTAAGCCAGGTTTTCACAATAATAGATGTTCCTTATCGTTTTGAGCAAAAGGATTGGGATGATGTTGTCGCCAATCTGCGGTACGGCGATCTCGACTGTGCCATCGGCATGGAGATGAGCGAAATTCGACTGGAATCCTTTGATTTTTCTGTCCCGTACTATATCAGGGAAATTTCTTTGTTCCTTTTGGAGAGAGAGGCCCGCATAGAAACCTTGGACGATCTTGTATGGCGGGTGATTGCCGGTGACAGGCATTCGGCTGTTGAGGAGTATTTCAGTGAAATAGGGTTGAAGAATAAGATTCGCATTATACAAACCAACAGCAAGGACGAGTCCATGCGGTTGCTCAAGGAAGGACGGGTGACTGCGCTCATCGCTCCAAAAGCTGTTGGGTTTTATCTGGCGAAAAAGCACGAGGTCCAAGTCAAGACACTTCCGTTACCGCTTACGGCTTCACCCGTTGGTATCGCGGTCAAAAAGGGTAATGGCGCGCTGCTGAAAAAGATCAATGATGGGTTGGAGAAGTTGAAGCAACAGGGAAAACTGGAGCCTATCATCAACCGGTGGCGCCAGTAGGGCTTCCAATCCACTAGGCTGGTGCTGTGTAAATAGGCCTATGAAAACAAACAGGTTTCCGCAGTCCGGATCAGTCAGGTGAAGATGATATCGTGCTGACCTATTGTTGAAAAAAGGGGTGATATCCTCAGTCCAGTGCGGGTTTTACCCTTGCAGTCAGCGCGTATCCATGTAAGTCAGTTTTCTGCGACACAGAGTCGCAACGCCATGAACACATGGTTGATTACAAACATACATTCAAGCTTACAGGAGCACGCACATGGCAAAAGCAACTGCCCGCCATCTTTTGGTTAGTGACGAACAGACCTGCCTGGACCTGAAAAAACAGATTCAGGAAGGCGCAGATTTCGGTGAAATCGCAAAGCAGCACTCCAGCTGCCCCTCCGGCCAGCGTGGCGGCGACCTCGGTCAGTTCGGCCCCGGCGACATGGTCCCGGAATTCGACACCGTTGTCTTCAACGAAGCCATCGGCGAAGTCCATGGCCCGGTAAAAACCCAGTTCGGCTACCACCTGCTGGAGATCACAAGCCGCGAAGATTAATTACCTCTTCATTGCTGTAATAAAAAAGACCCCGATTTTATCGGGGCCTTTTTTTGTGGGTGGCTATATAGTGGTATTCAATATGTACTTTTCAAGAAGATCAAGGAAGTCAGGGGTGTACCCTTTCTCCACATGTTGAGAATTCCATAGTCCGGAGCATTGGATAAGGTTACGTGGACACGATCTCCCGAGCCAATTCGGACTCGGAGGATCGAGTGTTTCTCTGTCGTAGTTGCTCAGGAGGCCAATGAGGTTTTGTTCTAATAAGCTGCGGTCATTATCTTTCGCTGAAATCCCCGGCACATCAATGAATAAAAATGGCATTGACCTGATAATGTCAGAGACTGCGCATTCCAAGGGAAGTTCGTTGTCCCTTATATCTTTTGGGGCGGATGATCCCTTCCCCCATGAATGAACGATTTCAGTCGGATCTTTTTGTTGAATGGCTTCACCTACTATAAGTCTGAAGATGGAACCTCTATGATTCCCTCCTCCAGATTTCACGATGCCTTTGTGTTGAGAAATCCGGTTCCAGAGCGTTGTTTTGGAACCATCCGAGACAGCATGAGTACCGACTCGTACGATCCTTGGTCCTTTGCCTGATTCAGAACGTTCTTCACCATTTTCAAAGAATAGATAGAGCCCTTGTTTAGGCCATCCCATTCGCCCATCACTGTCATGAAGCAAAAATTTACCACCGACGCGCGTTTCTAAAATATCGAGTAACTCGTACAATCTTTTGAGATGGTCGATTCGGTGGGAAGTGTTCTTTTTGAGCCAGCTCATTTGTTGCCCCTGCATTAGGCCCTTCATCGGAATCTGTATTTCGCAACCGAGTTCCTGAAGCCTGGGTATAAGGAACTCACGGTAGTTGGTTCCTGCTAGGAAAACGATTTTATCTTCTGGGGAAATTGCGTCTTTGAGCTGTTCATAAACAGTTTCTGCCCAGTGCTGACGCTCGACTTTTTTCTTCGAATTCAGTGTTTCTTCATAGGAAGCAATTTTCTTATCAGGGTATACGAGACCATGCTTTGCCGAGAGAATGAACCATCTATCGGCCTTAGTGATTGCATACTTTTTAGCGTATCGAAACCAGGTGGATGTGTATAATTCTTGGGCGGGGTGTGTCCCCTGCCGCTTAGTCTTAACACACGATACAAGATATATGATCATTCATGGAATCTGCCTTATCCACAAAGTAAAATCAATGGTCTTAGAAAGCCTCATTTGCCCCAACCTTCTATGTAAAGTGCACGACTTGAATGCTTTCCCACTCCCAAAATTATAACACCCTCCATCTACCCAAACAAAAAAAGCCCCGCCAATCACATTGGCGGGGCTTTCAAATAACCAGTCTTTCGACGTATCAGCAGATCAAACTAGTGTAGGGCTGCCTTTTCAGTCATCAATCTCAACTCTCGTTCCTATGACTTCATTTCCGTGGTCAGGGTGGAGAGGGTTTTCACTTCCTCTGTCAATTGTGCGACGACTTGGGATGATGAGACCATGGCGTTGGACGTCTGGTTTGCTATCTCGTTGATGTCGGTGAGACTTCTGTCTATCTCCTCGCTGGTGACCGATTGCTGCTCGGCTGCCGAGGCAATGGATTGGACCTGTGCAGTGACGTCGTTCACCAGTGATACGATGTGATGCAGGGATTCCTTGGAACGATTGGCCTCTTCGGTGACGAGATCAATGGTTTCAACGGATTGGACCGTGTTCTCGATATTCTTACGTGTTCCCTGCTGGATATTGGAGATAGCATTGCCCACGTCGCTGGTTGCCGACATGGTCTTTTCCGCCAGCTTGCGGACTTCATCGGCTACAACGGCGAAACCTCGTCCGGCCTCGCCTGCACGGGCCGCTTCAATGGCCGCATTGAGGGCGAGCAGATTGGTCTGGTCGGCAATGTCGTTGATGACATTCATGATGGCGCCGATGCTCTCCGCCTGCTTGCCGAGTGTCTGCATGTCTTCCATGAGGTTTTGGGCCTGAGTGGAAACCTGTCCGATTCCCTCGACAGCGCGAAGCACGACTTCGGCCCCATTGTCGGCCATTTTCCGGGCTTCCTCGACAGTGGTGGCAGCGGCAGAAGCATTAACCGCGACTTCCTGAACCGTGGCGCTCATCTCGGTCATGGCCGTGGCCGTACTTCCGACACGGTCGGCCTGCTCTTCGGCGCCTCTGGTGGATTGCTCTATCTGTGACTTGAGGTGGTCGGAAATCTCGGAAACGGAATCAACAACCTGATCAAGCTGATGGGCTGCAGCCAATAATGTTTGGGTCTTTTCTTCCGCAAACCTGTTTGCCTTTGTGGCTTCTTCGGTGGCAAGTACGGCTTCCTTCGCCTTCCTGGCTGCCTCCTGCTCCTTGGCTACCACTTCTTCCATGCTCTTGCGCAGGGATTGGGCCATTGATGTCAGGGCTTTCTGCAGATCGCCGATCTCGTCATTGGTTGTCGGAACAAGCGTTGTATCCAGATCTCCGGCAGCGATATTCTGCGCAGCCAGCTTGGTGTCGTTTACGGCGCGGATGATCCCACGGGAAACGGTGATGCTGAGTGGAAGAAGGATAAAAAGGAAAAGTATTGCAGCCACTCCGGCCTGAAGTTGGATCCAACCGACGCTCTTGCCTCGCATCTCCTTGCGGATGCTTGCGGCGCGGGCGTCGATGTTATCGATATAGACTCCGGTCCCGACCCAGTAGTTGGTTCCGGGAATCATTGTGGCGTATCCAAGCTTCGGCATGGGGTCGGGGCTTCCCGGCTTGTCCCACATGAAGTGGACAAACCCGCCGCCGGAACGGGCGGCACTCGCCAGTTCACGAACAGAGTACACGCCATCCTTACCCTTCAGGCCTTTCAGATCTTTGCCGTGAAGAGCCGGTTTTACGGGGTGGGCAACGTTTGTAGTGCCTTCGTAGATAAAGAAATAGCCGGATGCATCTTTCTCAAAAAACGCATCCGAAATGATTGATCGGAAGATGGTCAGCATTTCCTGCTCGTCATCGACACCGGCCACGGCCTTTGAAAGTGCCTGGGCCATTGAGGTTGTTGCTACCTCGATCTTCTCCTGCTGGCCTTCCAACATGAGTTCCTGAGCTTTTCTTACATCCTCGTCCACAAGCGAATAGGATGAATAGACGCAAAAAGAAATGACGGCCGTGAGTATGGCTACAGTCGTAACAAGCAGCATTACGAATTTCTTGCTAAGCGAAAGATTTCCCAAAACAAAACCTCTTCAAGTGTGAAAATTGAATGCTCATAGGGTGAGCGGTGAAGAGAAAAATACACGCAAACAGTATGGCGAGCAAATGAAAAAAATAATCAAAATCAATTAGGCAGTGCTTTCTTCTTGCCTTCAGTAAACGTCTCTATTGAAGTCCGACTTTTATAGTATGAATTATTGGAAACATTCATCCACGCCAGTGCTTCTGACCGAATAAAAATCAATATAGCAAGCCCCACTGATTCTTTTAGTGGGGCTTGCTTGATTTTTTAGCAGTGGATGAAGGAAAGGCTAATCGCAGGCCTGCTTCTCTTCGAGGGCTTTGATCCACGGCCCTGCGCCGTAGCCGACAAGGACGACTTTCCCGGCGAACAGTACGGGTGTACCGGCGAGACCGGCTTCTTCACACAGTCTGGCTGTTTCGAGGACATGGGCCTCGTGGTCGTTTTGCAGGCGGAGGTAGAGTTCTTCCATGGACGTGCCTTCGAGCATTTCCGGGAAGAAGACGAGGAACTGGGAGAGCACGACCATGCGTGCTTCGGTTATATCCTCTGTGGTGGGTTGTCTGAGATGCTTGTATGCGAAATCGACCTTGTCTTTGAGCGAATCCGTGCCTGCTGCGTCCTCAAGAATCCAGGCGGCCATATCCGAGCCGATGAACTGTGTGCGCGGGAAAAAGACCATCCGCACCTTGCCGTACAGCTTCGGGTATTCATTGAGCAGCTTGTGACCCAGGCGGCAGTGCCAGCACAGGGGATCGGTAATGACGGTGATGTCGAGGTCCCCGGTTCCTTCGAAAATGACCTTGGCGCTATCCGTGATGGCTGCGTACTGGGGAGAGCAGCCGGTAACGGGTTTATCTGCGGCCAGCGCAAAGGAAGGAATGATCAGAGCCAGTGCCAATGAGGTGAGAAAAAAGTATTTTCGCATACCCAAACTCTATACGTATCGGGCCGTGTTGCCAAGTCTCCGGTTGGGCTACCAGGCGGGGCGGTTATCAATATCGCATGAATGCATCGTCGATTCCGTCTTCCTCCGGTGAGGATGATCCTTCGGGCAGGGCAGCGGTATGGCGCGTCGAACCGCCGGACTTGACCTTGAAGAATGCGATCTCCTGCTGCAACACCTCTGCCTGTGCGGCCAGTTCCTCAGAGGTGGAGGCGACTTCTTCGGAAGCCGAAGCATTGGACTGTGTCACCTGATCGATCTGCGTGATGGCGGTTGAGATGTGGCCGATGCCAGTCTGCTGTTCTTCGGTGGCGTTGGTGATTCCCCCGATCAATTGCGAGGTCTTCTGAATCTCGGGGACCATGGTCGAGAGCATGGCTCCGGCCTTTTCCGCCACAGCCGTACTGGATTGGGACAGCTCGCTGATCTCTCCGGCTGCCTTGCCACTGCGTTCGGCCAGCTTGCGCACTTCGGCGGCCACCACGGCAAATCCCTTGCCGTGCTCACCGGCTCGTGCGGCTTCAATGGCGGCATTGAGCGCGAGCAGATTGGTCTGGCGGGCGATTTCCTCGACAATGGTGATCCGTTCGGCGATTTCCCGCATGGCGACAACCGTCTGGCTGACGGCAGCACCACCCTCGCCAGCTTCGTCCGCGACCTTTTTCGCGATGGAGTCCGTCTCGTGGCAGTGGTCGGTTGTCTTGCTCACATTACCGTTGATTTCCTCGATGGCTGCTGAAACTTCTTCTACGGTAGAAGCCTGTTCCTCGACGGTCTGGGCGATATTCTCGGCAGCGGCAGAGAGCTCCTCACTGCCGCTGGCAACGTTTTCCGCGCTCTCCTGAATCGCCATCAGTGTGCTGTTGAGCTTGTGGCACATGTTGTTCAGGGAAGCGCACATGATGCCGACTTCATCACTGCACTGGTATTCGATACTTTGGGTCAGGTCGCCTCCGGCCATGGCGTTTGCCAGAGCCGAACTTTCGATGACCGGTCGGGATATGAGGCGGGCTATGTAGATGGAAACCGGAATCCCGAAGGCGAGCGAGAAGAGGAGCAGTATGATGATGGCGAGGTCCGCTTCGTACACGGCTTCCTCGGCCATGAGTTCTGCCTCGTGCGCCAACTCCGCGCCCAGTGCGATGAACCGATTGAGCAACACATCCAGTTCGGCACTGTTCTTGGCAATGATGGCTTCGTCCTTGATCAGCAAACGAAGTTCGGCAATGTACTCTCCGGCAGTGGATTCAACATTTTTGAGTTGAGTGGTTTCTTCCTGATTGCGAATTTCACTCTGTAATCGGCGGATAAGGTCGAGAAAAGCACTGAATTGACCTTCCATGGCGGACACGCGCTCGGGATTTTTGTCGAGCAGGAATCCGACCTCGTTTCGGGCGGCGAGCAGAAGCTGTACTTCAGCCTCGGCCAGATGCTCGACAATGAGCGTCCTGCGCCGAATTTCATCCATATTGAAGGCCGATTCCTCGGCTTCAGCCAATAGTTTTTTTTGGTGGCCCAGCGTTGATTGCAGCGTGTTGTACATGCTGGCAGCCTTGTGCGCCAGGTCTTCCTTGAATGTTTCGATCTCATGGAATGCCTTGATAATGCGCTCCATATCCGCCGAATATTTCGGGATAATGGCTTCAAGTTTGGATAGATTCTCAGCCATCAGTTTGTTGAGCAGGCCGGATGCTTTGATGGAGTCGATTCGTTCCTGAATTTTTTTCAGGTTGGAGTGGATTTCATCGACACGGCGTTCACCGTAATTCTTGTTTTCGATGCCATGGAGAAGAAAGTTCGCCTGGGCCTTGCCGGTCTCGCTGCCCAGCAGGTCAATGGCCGTGAACAGTCTGGCAAGCTCGCCATATGATGTGGCGTGGTTGAGGTAATAATAACCGCCACCGCCGAGGACCGACGCGGTAAGAATGAGATATCCGAAGCTCACGTAGAGCTTTTTGGCAATGGCAAGATTGCGGAAAACTCCGGTCAGGACCAGAACCAGGAAGGAGGCCGCCATAACGACTATGGTCCCGATAACACACCAGAAGACTGCGGTCAGTCCTGCATGAAAGTCCACGGAAAGAGCAGTTTCCGTTTCAGAAAGATAGTCTGTCTGCAATATTTGCATGGTGCTTTCGTCAGCCAGAGAAATGGCGGTAGACGAAGTGACTGGAGATGTTGCCGCAAAAGATGCTGTTGCAGCCAACCCGCCGAAACATGCGACCCAGATTATGATCGTTATGGATAGTGATGCCCGTTTACAGTAGATATTCACTGGGTTTCTCCCTACTCTGTTGCATTATGCTTTGAGTAAAAAATAGCCCAGTGTTATGTGTGGTCATATTATAAATCGATTTTTAAACAGGTGGTTACGAAAAGAGGAAGTATGACTGTCCCTCTTCTTTGCATATACTTGAATGGATATAGGGAGTGGGTATCAGGCCGCCGTTTCGATTACCGTCAGTTGTGGTTTCCTGTTTGCGCGATGGGTTTCGAGAAATGATTTTACGTTGCTTTTGCCCATAAATCGTCCGAGCACCTTGGGATCAGATTGTAACAGGTCGACCAGAATCAGACCATCGAGGCAGTCGCCAAAGTCGGGATCAACGTTGAAACCAATGATTTTACCGCCCAGCTTGAGATACTGTCTGAGCAGTACCGGGATGGATGTGCCGCCTTCAACATCGCTAACCATGGCTGTTATGTCTTCCGGGTCATTGAATGCATTGGCGGGGAGGGTAAAGTCCACCTTGCTCAGCCGACGATTCTTCGGCGGAGTCTTGGGATGAGTCATGTTCGCCAGTTCCGGCAATGAACAGTGGCGTTGCAGGAATCCAACGATCAACTCGCGGGAAATGCCGGAGTATTCCCCGGATATCGACACGCACCCGAAGAGTTTAGTGTACTTGGGGTTTTGGATGATGAATTCGGCCACCCCTTTCCATAACAACAGGAGCGGCTGGTAGTTCTTCTGGTATTTCGAAATGATGAATGATCGTCCCATTTCCAGGGCAGGGCCCATGCTCTCCAGCATGCCGGGATCGTAATCGAAGAGGGTGGAGGTGTAGAGTCCTTGCGCTCCATGTTCTTTGAGAATCTCGTCAGTCAAGCCGAACCGATACGCTCCAGCTACTTCCCGTTCCTTGCGATTCCACAGAACCAGATGCCGGTACGTGTCGTCGAATGCATCGATGTCCATGGGGCGACCTGTGCGCCTTCGCCCACCAGTCGGAATGTCGCTTCTCGCTGGATACCTATTTCTCGAATGATACGTGGAATCTGAAACGCGTTCGCCTGGAAGACGGTGAAATCGCCACTTTCGATGAGGACTGCTTCGTCCGGCAGGGAGGCGACCTCGCTGGCCAGAATGTGTTTGCCTCGTGAATTGGCGATGGGAGCGAGTTTGCGTTTCTTCTCTCGCGGGGCAAAGGTGAAGTTGGACTTATTCTCTTTGCGAAGAAGGTAGGTCCGAAAGCGGAGGTAATCGATCAACTCCTCATCGCTTGAGTCAACAGCACGTTTTGCTCCATCGATGATTGAACCGAAGGCCACGCGAATGGTTCCTTTGGATGCTGTGCGCAGATTTTCATGGGGCAGGAGAACCGTGCGCAGGCTTGGGTGTATCATCCCAAGGGTTTGAAACAGGCCGCTGTTTCGCCCTTCAAAAAAAACCGGCAGCACGTTGGCGCCGGTCTTGCGGATGATGCGTCCGACCATCGGCGACCACTGTGGGTCTGCCACCATGCGCTTGTTCACCTTGATGCTGGACACTTCGCCTGCGGGAAAGACAATGAGCATGCCGCCTTGTTTGAGCCATTGCATGGATTGTCTCAGGCCATTGATGTTCTTGGTTTTCGACCCGGTTTTTCCAAATGGATCGACTTCAACGATCAGGTCTTCAAGTTCCGGAATTTTGCTTAACATGAAGTTGGCCATGATCTTGATATCGGTACGGACTGTGCGCAGAATATTGACCAGCAACAACCCTTCGATAATGCCAAAAGGGTGGTTGCATACCGCCATCAGTGGCCCTGTTTTAGGTATACGACTGACAGGTTGTCCATCGATGGAGAACTGAATCCCCAGTTTTTCCAACGCCCGTTGAACAAATGGCTCGGCACTCTCGTTTTTGTGGAGTTCCGAGTACAGGGAGTTGAGAGTTTCCAGTCGGAGCATTTTCGACAGGGGCTTTTTGACAAGAGAAAAGAGCGTGTGCCGAACAGGATCGTCAAAGGGGGAATTCAGGTTGAGCAGCGGGCCGTTTGTCTGGCTGTTCATTGTACTACCTCCGTCATGTAGTTGGGCAGATAGTACGAGGGCGTAGATTTGCCATCACGCCGTGCGTGTGACGAATGTCTGTTTAAAGGTGACAGTTTTCAGTCTGTTTCATGACGGGATGTACGGAAAAATCGGACAAAAAACCGGCTCTGTCGCTTGTAATGTGCAACAGAGCCGGACTGTAATCAGCTATAATAATGTATTGCTTACCTGTTTATTGGACCTGGCCCAGATCATCTCTCACTGTCCAGTGCCCCTTGGGAACCGGAAGACACAGACTGGTGCCCGGCATATCGGCGCACATGATAAGTCCGCCAGATCCTTCCTCCCAGAATACCTGATCAATGAACAGGGCAATGGCCTGGGCAGGAGTGAGGTTTTCGTGATCGGCTGCGGGCATGAACTGGCGAACAATGGCGCGGGCGCCTTCGACGACCAGCTTGGCTCCTTCTCTGGAGAGCGCCACATCTTCAAAGTCGATGACGTGCAGAACAGGCGCGGAATCCGCAGCATTGTCGAGCGGCTTTTGCGTAACTGGTTGGTGCATACCGGACATAGTGGCCTCCTTTTCCTGTTTACCTAAATTATGCAAGACGCGGACCCCTTTTGCTATTATATGCGTCGTGACAAGAATTTTTAGCGTTTGGCGTGACATGTGCCGGAAATCTGTCTATATAAATCATGAATTGCAATATAGTGTTCTGGGGGAGACACAATGAATTTAGGAGTAAAACTGACGTGAGTGACGAAGAACTTGTTTTGGACATCCCGGAAATTGATGAACAGCATCAGACTTTTCATGAAATGATGTCGAAGATAGGACAACTAGTGCCTGACATGTACAAACCCATGGACGATGATCAGGTGGATGATGTTGTTGACGCTCTGTATGATCTGCGCGAGTTCGCACTGCTCCACTTCCGCACTGAGGAAGACTACATGAGCGAGGTCGATTATCCGGAGCTGGAACAGCAGAAAAGTGAACATGAGCGCTTCCTGACGGATCTGACCCGAATGGAGGCCGAGCTGATGAACGGGTCGGCCATCCCGGCGATCAAGGTCTACAACTTTCTCAACGATTGGTACCGCGACCATGTTCGTAATCTGGACAAGCCGTTTGGCGAGTTTTACTCAAAAAATTAGCATGTATTATCAAGCTGTTCCCAACCCGTACCGTTAATTGAATGGTGCGGGCATTTTTTTTTGTTCGGGCGCTTGACTCTCAGTCGACCATGTTTATCTTTCACACAGCCCGACGATATGCATGGCTTGTCGTCAGGGTGGCGAAGTCTATTGGACGGTTCGCCGTTCATGATTTTGACCAATGAATGACAATTATTATTGGAGGTATAAAGGAATGAAGCTGAAACCGTTGAACGATCGCGTTCTGGTCAAGCGTCTGGAAGTTGAAGAGAAGACCGCAGGTGGTATTTACATCCCTGATTCCGCCAAGGAAAAGCCCCTGAAGGGTGAGATTGTTGCCGCTGGTCCCGGCAAGCTGGACGACAACGGTGAGCGCATCGCCATGACCGTCAAGGTCGGTGATATCGTCCTGTTCACAAAGTACGCAGGTTCCGCTATCGATGGCGACGAGACTCTGGTCATGCGT from Pseudodesulfovibrio profundus encodes the following:
- a CDS encoding LOG family protein, yielding MTWNQLGYHAKPCGLLDVNGYYALSPEIRTTG
- a CDS encoding IS3 family transposase (programmed frameshift), coding for MTKSNKRRKHSDKFKAKVALEAIRGVKTLAQLAAEYKVHPNQISTWKRQLLENAEGIFSGGKKAKSQEEVTAPLFEEIGRLKMDIKWLEKKLSLPLEVRRQWIKPDREYSIRRQCKLAGISRSGFYYKPAAESDENLALMRLIDEQYLRQPDYGSPRMTDWLKTQGHQINHKRVERLMQLMGLQAITPGPHTSVPNPEHPVFPYLLKGVAIERKNQVWSADITYIPMQRGFLYLVAVIDWWSRFVLAWELSNSMDSSFCVDALSKALRISTPEMFNTDQGAQFTSREFTGVLQSKGIAISMDGKGRAIDNVFIERLWWTVKYEDVYPKAYSDGIELYHGLTRYFRYYNEERGHSSLDKRTPAAVYRGNLNVH
- a CDS encoding transporter substrate-binding domain-containing protein; this encodes MYFFLACLFAGVSAHAEPHPIVCGVAKGYPPYQFRDESGRPIGLDVEVLSQVFTIIDVPYRFEQKDWDDVVANLRYGDLDCAIGMEMSEIRLESFDFSVPYYIREISLFLLEREARIETLDDLVWRVIAGDRHSAVEEYFSEIGLKNKIRIIQTNSKDESMRLLKEGRVTALIAPKAVGFYLAKKHEVQVKTLPLPLTASPVGIAVKKGNGALLKKINDGLEKLKQQGKLEPIINRWRQ
- a CDS encoding peptidylprolyl isomerase gives rise to the protein MAKATARHLLVSDEQTCLDLKKQIQEGADFGEIAKQHSSCPSGQRGGDLGQFGPGDMVPEFDTVVFNEAIGEVHGPVKTQFGYHLLEITSRED
- a CDS encoding DUF6884 domain-containing protein encodes the protein MIIYLVSCVKTKRQGTHPAQELYTSTWFRYAKKYAITKADRWFILSAKHGLVYPDKKIASYEETLNSKKKVERQHWAETVYEQLKDAISPEDKIVFLAGTNYREFLIPRLQELGCEIQIPMKGLMQGQQMSWLKKNTSHRIDHLKRLYELLDILETRVGGKFLLHDSDGRMGWPKQGLYLFFENGEERSESGKGPRIVRVGTHAVSDGSKTTLWNRISQHKGIVKSGGGNHRGSIFRLIVGEAIQQKDPTEIVHSWGKGSSAPKDIRDNELPLECAVSDIIRSMPFLFIDVPGISAKDNDRSLLEQNLIGLLSNYDRETLDPPSPNWLGRSCPRNLIQCSGLWNSQHVEKGYTPDFLDLLEKYILNTTI
- a CDS encoding methyl-accepting chemotaxis protein, which codes for MLLVTTVAILTAVISFCVYSSYSLVDEDVRKAQELMLEGQQEKIEVATTSMAQALSKAVAGVDDEQEMLTIFRSIISDAFFEKDASGYFFIYEGTTNVAHPVKPALHGKDLKGLKGKDGVYSVRELASAARSGGGFVHFMWDKPGSPDPMPKLGYATMIPGTNYWVGTGVYIDNIDARAASIRKEMRGKSVGWIQLQAGVAAILFLFILLPLSITVSRGIIRAVNDTKLAAQNIAAGDLDTTLVPTTNDEIGDLQKALTSMAQSLRKSMEEVVAKEQEAARKAKEAVLATEEATKANRFAEEKTQTLLAAAHQLDQVVDSVSEISDHLKSQIEQSTRGAEEQADRVGSTATAMTEMSATVQEVAVNASAAATTVEEARKMADNGAEVVLRAVEGIGQVSTQAQNLMEDMQTLGKQAESIGAIMNVINDIADQTNLLALNAAIEAARAGEAGRGFAVVADEVRKLAEKTMSATSDVGNAISNIQQGTRKNIENTVQSVETIDLVTEEANRSKESLHHIVSLVNDVTAQVQSIASAAEQQSVTSEEIDRSLTDINEIANQTSNAMVSSSQVVAQLTEEVKTLSTLTTEMKS
- a CDS encoding DsbA family protein, whose protein sequence is MRKYFFLTSLALALIIPSFALAADKPVTGCSPQYAAITDSAKVIFEGTGDLDITVITDPLCWHCRLGHKLLNEYPKLYGKVRMVFFPRTQFIGSDMAAWILEDAAGTDSLKDKVDFAYKHLRQPTTEDITEARMVVLSQFLVFFPEMLEGTSMEELYLRLQNDHEAHVLETARLCEEAGLAGTPVLFAGKVVLVGYGAGPWIKALEEKQACD